In a genomic window of Salminus brasiliensis chromosome 12, fSalBra1.hap2, whole genome shotgun sequence:
- the LOC140574486 gene encoding neuronal acetylcholine receptor subunit alpha-9-II: MYGTLLAVCCGMLLLEVAHSAQGRFAQQLLNDLMENYSNALRPVEDTDKTLNVTLQITLSQIKDMDERNQVLIAYLWIRQTWYDAYLKWDKEEYDGLEVIRIPSSLVWRPDVVLYNKADDDLSEPVDTNVVLRYTGEITWDAPSITKSSCVVDVSYFPFDSQQCNLTFGSWTYNGNQVDISMAMDSGDLSDLVENVEWECHGMPAAKNVIMYGCCSDPYPDITYTVLLKRRSSFYIFNLLLPCFLISFLAPLGFYLPADSGEKVSLGVTVLLALTVFQLVVAESMPPSESVPLIGKYYIATMMMITASTSLTIFIMNIHFCGAEAKPVPQWAKVLIIDYMSKIFFVYEIGESCASPLGQSEDTEHYDLKPHKRRHEDSRKLLQPNGKLKEAPGPCCPDDEKQPAPSVTFDLCLICGGGRDSGGFLGVVGGDSKVIHNVEYIANCFREQRATCLKVAEWKKVAKVMDRFFMWIFFIMVFLMSILIIGKSP; this comes from the exons ATGTACGGGACGCTGCTGGCCGTGTGCTGCGGGATGCTGCTTTTGGAGG tGGCTCACTCGGCACAAGGACGCTTCGCACAGCAGCTGCTGAATGATCTAATGGAGAACTACTCGAACGCCCTGAGGCCTGTGGAGGACACGGACAAAACCCTCAATGTCACCCTGCAGATTACACTCTCTCAGATCAAAGACatg GATGAAAGGAACCAGGTGTTGATTGCGTACCTGTGGATTAGGCAGACGTGGTATGATGCATATCTGAAGTGGGATAAGGAGGAGTATGATGGTCTGGAGGTCATTCGCATCCCCAGCAGCCTGGTGTGGAGGCCAGACGTAGTGCTGTATAACAA ggctGATGATGATCTCTCTGAGCCAGTGGACACTAACGTGGTTCTGCGGTACACTGGGGAAATCACCTGGGATGCCCCGTCCATCACAAAAAGCTCATGTGTGGTGGACGTGTCCTACTTTCCTTTCGACAGCCAGCAGTGTAACCTCACCTTCGGGTCCTGGACCTACAACGGCAACCAg GTGGACATCAGCATGGCGATGGACAGTGGTGACCTGTCCGACTTAGTGGAGAACGTGGAGTGGGAGTGTCACGGCATGCCGGCCGCCAAGAACGTGATCATGTACGGCTGCTGCTCGGACCCGTACCCGGACATCACGTACACGGTGCTGCTGAAGCGCCGCTCCTCCTTCTACATCTTCAACCTGCTGCTGCCCTGCTTCCTCATCTCCTTCCTGGCACCGCTGGGCTTCTACCTGCCGGCAGATTCTGGAGAGAAGGTCTCGCTCGGGGTCACCGTGCTGCTGGCCCTTACAGTCTTTCAGCTGGTGGTGGCTGAGAGCATGCCCCCGTCCGAGAGCGTGCCACTTATAG GTAAGTACTACATCGCgacaatgatgatgatcacGGCCTCCACTTCTCTGACCATCTTCATCATGAACATCCATTTCTGTGGCGCTGAAGCCAAGCCCGTGCCGCAGTGGGCCAAAGTCCTGATCATCGACTACATGAGCAAGATCTTCTTCGTCTACGAGATTGGAGAGAGCTGCGCCTCACCGCTCGGACAGAGCGAAGACACGGAGCATTATGACCTGAAACCTCATAAGAGGCGACACGAGGACAGCCGGAAGCTTCTGCAGCCCAATGGGAAGCTGAAGGAAGCTCCAGGCC CCTGTTGTCCCGATGATGAGAAGCAACCTGCTCCGTCAGTGACCTTTGACCTCTGCTTAATCTGCGGCGGCGGCCGTGACAGCGGCGGCTTTCTCGGGGTCGTGGGTGGAGACTCCAAGGTGATCCATAACGTGGAGTACATCGCAAACTGCTTCCGAGAGCAGAGGGCTACCTGTCTGAAAGTGGCGGAGTGGAAGAAGGTGGCCAAGGTGATGGACAGGTTCTTCATGTGGATCTTCTTCATCATGGTCTTCCTCATGAGCATCCTCATCATCGGCAAGTCGCCATAA
- the ube2ka gene encoding ubiquitin-conjugating enzyme E2Ka (UBC1 homolog, yeast) has product MANIAVQRIKREFKEVLKSEETSKNQIKVDLVDENFTELKGEIAGPPDTPYEGGRYQLEIKIPETYPFNPPKVRFITKIWHPNISSVTGAICLDILKDQWAAAMTLRTVLLSLQALLAAAEPDDPQDAVVANQYKQNPEMFKQTARLWSHVYAGAPVSSPDYTRKIDKLCAMGFDKNAVIVALSSKSWDVETATELLLSN; this is encoded by the exons ATGGCCAACATCGCGGTGCAGAGGATAAAACGGGAATTTAAAGAAGTTCTGAAAAGCGAGGAG ACGAGTAAAAATCAGATCAAAGTGGACTTGGTGGATGAGAACTTCACAGAACTGAAGGGGGAGATAGCCGGGCCGCCCGACACGCCTTACGAAG GTGGTAGATACCAGCTAGAAATTAAAATTCCAGAAACATATCCCTTCAATCCGCCAAAG GTACGATTTATCACGAAGATCTGGCATCCCAACATCAGCTCAGTAACTGGTGCCATATGTCTGGACATTCTAAAGGACCAGTG ggCAGCGGCTATGACGCTCCGGACAGTGTTGCTGTCTCTACAAGCTTTACTGGCAGCTGCAGAACCAGACGATCCACAAGATGCTGTAGTGGCCAATCAG TATAAGCAGAACCCAGAGATGTTCAAGCAGACGGCCCGGCTCTGGTCACATGTTTACGCAGGTGCTCCTGTCTCTAGTCCGGACTACACACGCAAAATAGACAAACTCTGTGCCATGGGCTTTGATAAA aacgCAGTAATAGTGGCGCTGTCATCGAAATCCTGGGACGTGGAGACGGCGACAGAGCTGTTGCTTAGCAACTGA